A stretch of the Aegilops tauschii subsp. strangulata cultivar AL8/78 chromosome 4, Aet v6.0, whole genome shotgun sequence genome encodes the following:
- the LOC109752115 gene encoding uncharacterized protein, producing MVDIHECAVVLVQEPDHAAAAANPDPSSISAHAWRPFEDAAAAVVGRIQPSVSSEDRRAAVVHYVQRLIRCSVGCEVFPFGSVPLKTYLPDGDIDLTAFGSTSSDENLANEVRAVLESEELRKDAEFEVKDVQYIHAEVKLVKCLVQNIVVDISFNQIGGLCTLCFLEQVDERFGKKHLFKKSIMLIKAWCYYESRILGAHHGLISTYALEILVLYIFHLFHKSLDGPLAVLYRFLDYYSKFDWDNKGISLYGPVPLSSLPELVSEAPDTHDVDFLKREEFLKECAQRFTVPPRNFERNTRLFSRKFLNIVDPLKQNNNLGRSVSKGNFYRIRSAFDLGARKLGKILQVPINSAVPEVNQFFRNTLKRNHTMVRPDVQDIALDFNVERDNKGCSPLDHNSFGDLSDQFNSISISDVNNHGSLKEKEQNLMVEHGEMKSVSNPVTSSISTRNNSDFCETAPSTSETLSPGKALYAPHLLYEPGNGKVGVNHDINLAPHGMTSKGYPGTKYRNENSHPVDNCLPPSKNSDSNGAHIKEAGGEGGAINDILSDLAGDHGTNLYNLSYAQGCQQDYPVNHDYLVNQVYYQMPAPPPAQYQNNRSPNGHSRKNGYGYAGTSGISPGSYPSGYFVVRPFYQPDDTMRARGTGTYFPDPTLCKDRPPAGRGERGRHSFHPNHYHRAHRYPRMDMPADMVLSEEWRQVPVPPLQIYIPGASDHGIPSPLNIPLSSPSPRAPRDGTHRNGFIHPQDNKLEFGTLGALPLEVKGTSQDHPSKSSSAANSQSSAPVSPVSSALNPGKGSNRMRNGGPYHLKDNGDFPPLSS from the exons ATGGTCGACATCCACGAGTGCGCCGTGGTGCTCGTGCAGGAGCCCGAccatgcggcggcggcggccaaccCGGACCCGTCCTCGATCTCCGCCCACGCCTGGCGGCCCTTCGAGGATGCCGCGGCCGCCGTCGTGGGCCGGATCCAGCCGTCTGTCTCCTCCGAGGACCGCCGCGCCGCCGTCGTGCACTACGTCCAGCGCCTCATCAGGTGCAGCGTCGGCTGCGAG GTGTTTCCATTTGGATCTGTTCCACTGAAAACATATCTTCCTGATGGAGACATCGACTTGACTGCATTTGGTTCCACAAGCTCTGATGAAAACCTAGCAAATGAGGTTCGTGCTGTTCTGGAATCAGAAGAACTGAGGAAAGATGCTGAGTTTGAAGTGAAGGATGTCCAGTATATCCACGCTGAG GTGAAGCTGGTCAAATGCCTTGTGCAAAATATTGTTGTAGACATTTCGTTCAATCAGATTGGTGGACTCTGTACGCTTTGTTTTCTTGAGCAG GTTGATGAAAGATTTGGAAAAAAACACCTTTTCAAGAAAAGCATAATGCTGATAAAAGCCTGGTGTTATTATGAAAGCCGCATTCTCGGTGCCCACCATGGTTTAATTTCTACCTACGCCTTGGAGATATTGGTGCTATATATTTTCCATCTTTTCCACAAGTCTTTGGATGGTCCATTAGCT GTCCTCTATAGATTTCTGGACTATTATAGCAAATTTGACTGGGACAACAAGGGTATAAGCTTGTATGGTCCTGTACCATTGTCTTCCTTACCTGAGCTAGTTT CCGAAGCACCAGACACTCATGATGTTGATTTCCTTAAGCGGGAGGAGTTTCTCAAAGAATGTGCACAAAGGTTTACTGTCCCCCCTAGGAACTTTGAGAGAAATACTCGACTGTTCTCAAGAAAATTTCTCAACATAGTGGATCCACTCAAGCAGAACAACAATCTTGGCCGTAGTGTCAGCAAAG GTAACTTTTACCGGATACGCAGTGCATTTGATCTTGGTGCCCGGAAGCTTGGGAAGATCCTTCAAGTGCCTATCAATTCTGCTGTGCCTGAAGTGAATCAGTTTTTTAGGAACACATTGAAGCGAAATCACACTATGGTAAGGCCAGATGTGCAGGACATTGCACTGGACTTCAATGTTGAAAGAGACAACAAAGGTTGTTCACCTTTAGACCATAATTCTTTTGGTGATCTATCTGATCAGTTCAACAGCATCAGTATTTCAGATGTCAATAACCATGGGTCTCTGAAGGAAAAGGAACAAAATCTTATGGTTGAGCATGGGGAAATGAAGTCTGTTTCAAATCCTGTAACAAGTTCTATTAGTACGAGGAATAACAGTGACTTCTGTGAGACTGCACCATCAACTAGTGAAACCTTGTCACCTGGGAAAGCTCTCTATGCACCACATCTCTTGTATGAGCCAGGAAATGGAAAGGTTGGTGTCAATCATGATATAAACTTGGCACCCCATGGGATGACATCAAAAGGGTACCCAGGAACTAAGTATCGCAATGAGAATTCACATCCAGTGGATAACTGCTTACCACCATCTAAAAACTCAGATAGCAATGGAGCACACATTAAAGAGGCAGGTGGTGAGGGAGGTGCAATCAATGACATTTTATCAGATCTCGCTGGAGATCACGGAACAAATTTGTATAATCTTTCCTATGCACAAGGGTGCCAACAAGATTACCCAGTAAACCATGATTACCTGGTTAATCAAGTTTACTATCAAATGCCTGCTCCACCACCTGCACAGTATCAGAACAATCGATCACCAAATGGCCATAGCAGAAAAAATGGTTATGGCTATGCTGGTACAAGTGGAATATCCCCTGGTTCTTATCCATCTGGCTATTTCGTTGTAAGGCCATTTTATCAACCGGATGATACTATGCGAGCTCGTGGAACAGGCACCTACTTTCCTGACCCA ACTTTGTGCAAGGACAGGCCACCCGCTGGACGAGGGGAAAGAGGAAGACATAGTTTTCATCCAAATCACTATCACAGGGCTCACCGCTATCCCAGAATGGATATGCCTGCAGATATGGTGCTGTCGGAGGAATGGAGGCAAGTGCCAGTGCCACCATTGCAGATTTACATTCCTGGTGCAAGTGATCATGGAATTCCCTCCCCGTTGAATATACCATTATCATCTCCATCCCCCCGGGCTCCAAGGGATGGTACTCATCGCAATGGTTTTATTCACCCACAAGACAATAAACTTGAATTTGGGACTTTGGGGGCATTGCCTTTGGAAGTTAAGGGTACTTCTCAAGACCATCCTAGCAAATCTAGTTCTGCCGCCAACAGTCAATCTTCTGCACCTGTAAGCCCTGTGTCTTCAGCATTAAATCCTGGAAAGGGTTCTAATCGGATGAG GAATGGTGGGCCATATCATCTTAAGGACAATGGCGATTTCCCGCCACTCTCCAGCTGA